In Leptospira ellinghausenii, the following proteins share a genomic window:
- a CDS encoding chemotaxis protein CheA, which yields MEREDVLEYLVEAKESLENIESGLLNFEKTTLDGSLVDREILDTLFRHFHTIKGSSGFFGLSGIVKIAHAAENLLDYLRNRPSSQDEETLEILLTALDLLNELVIHEEDTPSGGDLYTEEQYQFLQRSNDKLLELKNSGLDLSPNFETEPTKEEFGLFQNDDVNQSPKEEFGIFTNEVTQKLPEEFSLFQNDTNDSNNEEFGLFEPKKSESNAEYGLFITNQINVESQPTIPPTNNSKSKLEEKKSNQKKDIRIDTDKLDSLLDIVGEIVINEPMVTEHPDLKKLKLENFQKSALQLKKLIRSLQEITLSLRMVPISGVFSRMERLVRDTAKKTGKQVELIISGEDTEIDKSIIEEMYDPLVHIIRNAIDHGLETPEERKEAGKQTKGKIHLTAVQSGKEVWIEVKDDGKGLQRDKIIRKAISLGLINHLEAENLKDEEVWDFLFHPGFSTAKEVTDLSGRGVGLDVVRKNVSTLKGFVDVSSNFGQGTVFLIRVPLTLAIIEGLVVRKSETYFILPSIDVKETLYIKEEPIHELYRNNHSILYRENQISIVDIDLLFGKESELNDHHSIQEKYMIVAESHENQMGIVFDEILGNQSIVIKPISPLFKNINGLAGCTILGNGHAGLILDVRKLINQHMAIQST from the coding sequence ATGGAAAGAGAAGATGTTTTAGAATACCTAGTCGAAGCCAAAGAAAGTTTAGAGAATATTGAATCTGGATTATTAAACTTTGAAAAAACTACCTTAGATGGTAGTTTGGTTGACCGAGAAATTTTAGATACACTATTTCGACATTTTCATACAATCAAAGGTAGTTCTGGTTTTTTTGGATTGTCTGGTATCGTCAAAATCGCTCATGCTGCAGAAAACTTACTTGATTATTTACGCAATAGACCCTCCTCACAAGACGAGGAAACATTAGAAATTTTACTTACCGCCTTAGACCTATTAAACGAACTTGTGATCCATGAAGAAGATACACCTTCTGGTGGAGATTTGTATACAGAGGAACAATATCAGTTTTTACAAAGGTCGAATGACAAATTATTAGAATTAAAAAATTCGGGATTGGATTTAAGTCCAAACTTTGAAACTGAACCAACCAAAGAAGAATTCGGACTTTTTCAAAACGATGACGTCAATCAATCACCGAAAGAAGAATTTGGGATTTTTACGAATGAAGTAACACAAAAACTCCCAGAAGAATTCAGCTTGTTTCAAAATGATACAAACGATTCCAATAATGAAGAATTCGGATTGTTTGAACCAAAAAAATCTGAATCAAATGCAGAATATGGATTGTTTATTACAAATCAAATCAATGTAGAATCACAACCTACTATACCACCAACTAACAATTCAAAATCGAAACTCGAAGAAAAAAAATCCAACCAAAAAAAAGACATCCGAATCGATACTGATAAACTTGACTCACTCTTAGACATCGTAGGTGAAATTGTAATCAATGAGCCGATGGTCACAGAACACCCTGATTTAAAAAAATTAAAATTAGAGAACTTTCAAAAGTCTGCCCTTCAATTAAAAAAATTAATCAGAAGTTTACAAGAAATCACACTTAGTTTGCGTATGGTTCCTATTTCAGGTGTTTTTTCACGAATGGAACGATTGGTTCGTGATACTGCGAAAAAAACCGGCAAACAAGTTGAACTCATCATTTCAGGAGAAGATACAGAAATCGATAAATCAATTATCGAAGAAATGTATGATCCACTTGTTCATATCATTCGGAATGCAATCGACCATGGTTTAGAAACTCCAGAGGAAAGAAAAGAAGCAGGTAAACAAACAAAAGGAAAAATTCATCTAACCGCCGTTCAATCAGGAAAAGAAGTTTGGATTGAGGTGAAGGATGATGGGAAGGGCCTACAGAGGGATAAAATTATCCGAAAAGCAATTTCCTTGGGCCTAATCAATCATCTGGAAGCTGAGAATTTAAAAGACGAAGAGGTTTGGGATTTTTTATTCCACCCTGGTTTTTCAACTGCAAAGGAAGTAACCGATTTATCGGGTAGAGGTGTAGGTCTCGATGTAGTACGAAAAAATGTAAGCACACTCAAAGGATTTGTAGATGTAAGTTCCAATTTTGGACAAGGAACCGTGTTTTTAATCAGAGTGCCTTTAACTCTTGCCATCATCGAAGGACTTGTTGTTAGAAAATCAGAAACTTACTTTATACTCCCCTCCATCGATGTAAAAGAAACTTTATACATCAAGGAGGAACCAATCCACGAATTGTATCGTAACAACCATAGTATTTTATATCGAGAAAATCAAATTTCTATTGTTGATATCGACTTATTATTTGGAAAAGAATCAGAACTAAACGATCATCATTCAATCCAAGAAAAGTATATGATCGTAGCCGAATCTCATGAAAATCAGATGGGTATCGTTTTCGATGAAATATTAGGGAACCAATCCATCGTCATCAAACCAATATCCCCATTATTTAAAAACATCAATGGCTTAGCCGGTTGCACCATTCTTGGAAATGGGCATGCAGGATTGATTTTAGATGTAAGAAAATTAATCAACCAACACATGGCGATTCAATCCACATGA
- a CDS encoding protein-glutamate methylesterase/protein-glutamine glutaminase, whose product MRKHKAIIVDDQRTVRSMIKRWIESDKNWEVVGEASNPFEARDLIIEKQPDVMTLDVHMPEMDGIEFLKKLLPQHPMPVIMFSSSTTEGTSITLEALDAGAFDYVTKPTGTQESLIEAKEDLLEKLNAALNYNVSLFEQSKRIISVTPTESKKSINFRTKLILIGSSTGGTTALRKLLDEVDHTFPPILIAQHMPENFTALFASRLNSELKTKVVEAKDKQILEKGTIYIAPGNYHLEVQKWNGDLYTKILQTEKVNGHRPSVDVLFESAVQNGLAKDSIGILLTGMGSDGAKGLLKLKNNGCFTLGQNKETCVVYGMPKVAFELGAVMYQLPLDKMLDKVKEIGAR is encoded by the coding sequence ATGAGAAAACACAAAGCAATTATTGTAGATGACCAACGTACAGTTAGAAGTATGATCAAACGTTGGATAGAATCGGATAAAAACTGGGAAGTGGTAGGAGAAGCTTCCAATCCATTTGAAGCTAGAGATCTCATCATTGAGAAACAACCAGATGTAATGACACTTGATGTACATATGCCTGAGATGGATGGAATCGAATTCCTAAAAAAATTACTCCCTCAACATCCCATGCCTGTCATCATGTTTAGCTCTTCCACTACAGAAGGCACGTCTATTACTTTAGAAGCACTTGATGCAGGTGCATTTGATTACGTTACAAAACCGACAGGAACACAAGAAAGTTTAATAGAAGCCAAAGAAGATCTATTAGAAAAACTAAATGCAGCATTAAATTACAATGTTTCTCTGTTCGAACAATCCAAAAGAATTATTTCAGTCACACCAACAGAATCAAAAAAATCAATAAACTTCAGAACAAAGTTAATATTAATCGGATCGAGTACAGGAGGAACAACTGCCTTAAGAAAGTTATTGGACGAAGTAGATCATACTTTCCCCCCCATTCTCATCGCCCAACATATGCCAGAAAACTTTACTGCACTATTCGCAAGTCGACTCAATTCAGAATTAAAAACAAAGGTTGTTGAAGCAAAAGACAAACAAATTCTAGAAAAAGGAACAATATACATTGCTCCTGGAAATTATCATTTAGAAGTTCAAAAATGGAATGGGGACTTATATACAAAAATCCTCCAAACGGAAAAGGTAAATGGTCATAGACCATCTGTAGATGTTCTATTCGAATCAGCAGTACAGAATGGTTTAGCAAAAGACTCAATTGGCATCTTACTAACAGGTATGGGTAGTGATGGAGCCAAAGGTTTACTCAAGTTAAAAAATAATGGATGCTTCACACTTGGACAAAACAAAGAGACCTGTGTTGTTTATGGTATGCCAAAAGTTGCCTTCGAATTAGGGGCAGTGATGTACCAACTCCCTCTAGATAAAATGCTAGATAAAGTAAAAGAAATAGGTGCCAGATGA
- a CDS encoding sensor histidine kinase yields the protein MIPHSLILESSISSNLLKILDEIHYTYERLTKLGDVLNSLKKEKFHFLIVPIESLDKVSSQEILESITNSFPNTLILLITNSDNWAQTAYLLKRHSAYDFLQTPLEVDHVKFTMDRSFQYLNTKVKTQFIHEAENHLYRRVIEIFDWKKSLTHKENQNISADIIHQMNINLFQGSGIGTLMSVVSILLSKSKWDQDNNHYTIQKPILDLLSENYDAAKSMFDSMSISQNVIDDNELIQTMESPLKLLPIIHSEIQTLEEALKIKSQKINVSQIPNSVNHHEIRFDQVKISYAIREVLLNAIKYSKDGDEIYIIFFQKENFLEVKFINPAYQNEDGTVGIPEKFESIIFEPFFRISSIVDDSYAKFEQFRFGLGLTLVKKILDQHQANVQIYNIEDNLKDDNKVDVCLTIRFPLIKKEN from the coding sequence ATGATTCCCCATAGTTTAATATTAGAATCTTCAATTTCCAGTAATCTTTTGAAGATTTTGGATGAAATCCATTATACTTATGAACGATTGACAAAATTAGGCGATGTTTTGAATTCCTTAAAAAAAGAAAAATTCCATTTTTTAATCGTTCCTATTGAATCTTTAGATAAAGTTAGTTCCCAAGAAATTTTAGAGAGTATCACAAACTCATTTCCAAATACATTGATCCTTCTCATTACAAATTCTGATAACTGGGCACAAACAGCTTATTTACTCAAAAGGCATAGCGCTTATGATTTTTTACAAACACCACTGGAGGTCGATCATGTGAAGTTTACCATGGATCGTTCCTTCCAATATCTTAACACAAAAGTAAAAACACAATTTATCCACGAAGCAGAAAATCATTTGTACCGAAGAGTGATTGAAATCTTCGATTGGAAAAAATCGCTTACCCATAAAGAAAACCAAAATATATCTGCTGATATCATCCACCAAATGAATATTAATTTATTCCAAGGAAGTGGGATTGGCACTTTAATGAGTGTTGTAAGCATCTTACTTTCAAAAAGCAAATGGGACCAAGACAATAATCATTATACCATTCAAAAACCAATCTTAGATTTATTATCAGAGAACTATGATGCCGCAAAAAGTATGTTTGATAGTATGTCTATATCTCAGAATGTAATTGATGATAATGAATTGATCCAAACAATGGAATCACCATTAAAACTATTACCAATCATTCACTCAGAAATCCAAACATTAGAAGAAGCATTAAAAATCAAATCGCAGAAAATCAATGTAAGCCAGATTCCCAATTCGGTAAACCATCATGAAATCCGTTTTGATCAGGTTAAAATATCTTATGCAATTCGAGAAGTTTTACTGAATGCAATCAAATACTCAAAAGATGGTGATGAGATTTATATAATCTTCTTTCAAAAAGAAAATTTTCTGGAAGTGAAATTTATAAATCCTGCTTATCAGAATGAAGATGGGACAGTCGGTATTCCAGAAAAATTTGAATCAATTATATTTGAACCTTTTTTCCGAATCTCTTCAATCGTTGATGATAGTTATGCTAAATTTGAACAATTCCGATTTGGGTTAGGTTTAACATTGGTTAAAAAGATTTTAGACCAACACCAAGCCAATGTTCAAATCTACAACATAGAAGATAATTTAAAAGATGATAACAAAGTAGATGTATGTTTAACAATTCGATTTCCATTAATCAAAAAGGAGAATTAA
- a CDS encoding response regulator: MARILTVDDAPAVLKILNLVLTTDGHEVESASNGMEALEKIQNSKFDIGIFDVNMPGMTGIELTEKTLKTENGKSMKIVMLTTESSEEMKNKGKAAGAVGWLVKPFANESLTKLISQLT, encoded by the coding sequence ATGGCTAGAATATTAACTGTAGATGATGCACCAGCGGTATTAAAAATTTTAAATTTAGTACTCACCACTGATGGTCATGAGGTAGAATCAGCATCCAATGGAATGGAAGCACTGGAAAAAATTCAAAATTCAAAGTTTGATATAGGAATCTTTGATGTAAACATGCCAGGAATGACAGGGATTGAACTGACTGAAAAAACTTTAAAAACGGAAAATGGAAAATCCATGAAAATAGTTATGTTAACTACAGAATCTAGTGAAGAGATGAAAAACAAAGGCAAAGCGGCTGGTGCAGTGGGGTGGCTTGTAAAACCTTTTGCAAATGAATCACTAACAAAACTGATATCACAACTGACTTAA
- a CDS encoding response regulator, whose translation MSHILVVDDSPAVLKIVRLALSSQGHNIIICDSGEIALETLKTNPKIGLGIFDFNMPGISGIELIQKSKKIMTHVNFKILILSVENKPEIISKALLEGADAWIVKPFKNEDLIIKVNELVEVYDSF comes from the coding sequence ATGAGTCATATTTTGGTTGTCGATGATTCTCCTGCCGTATTAAAAATTGTGCGCCTTGCTTTGAGTAGCCAAGGTCACAATATCATTATCTGTGATTCAGGAGAAATTGCCCTAGAAACTTTAAAGACAAATCCAAAAATTGGATTAGGGATTTTTGATTTTAATATGCCAGGGATCAGTGGGATTGAGTTGATTCAAAAATCAAAAAAAATAATGACACATGTAAATTTTAAAATCCTAATTCTATCGGTCGAAAACAAACCTGAAATCATTTCAAAAGCTCTTTTGGAAGGTGCAGATGCTTGGATAGTAAAACCATTTAAAAATGAAGATCTAATAATAAAAGTCAATGAGTTAGTTGAAGTGTATGATTCCTTTTGA
- a CDS encoding PAS domain-containing sensor histidine kinase yields the protein MIPFEIDVIFAVTALSVVVNSVISIIIYFLSKNSKSEIKLSYISLFLAILVIRNYSLFIYGSTQNKLYFFFSESLTLLSSFLLVLSILPIITKTISKHWVYLSFIITYITFVSLLLGNYSFFWFAIPSAIFNGSALLLFGCIILGLDEYPKNIRLYFFTVCVLLSLQRLFFPYLFTIDWYKPLGYTINTLFMFLFGVACILFSFQVQTKILNLSLFELETLQKAIKDVNVRLLIMYNQLPAIIYNIEFLPEPRTSYISSKMEEITGYGINYFYENSDFFRDIVIPEDQHKIEDLFSGVSPIVLRMIHANGSIIWTEHYVNISNDILGIKKRIDVVALDITNSKKTEFSLLQEKNLNSTVFDNAANLILLTNADGLLENINPAALKVLELDKNDVIGKYIQDIILAEEDREYLKEVLADISEIQNIAESLILRYITTNRQILYLEWRLGIIRDSKNEPSKIIWIGIDQTSKRTAELELKELNKSLEEKVKERTKELQSSNTELNSALFALREAQEKLIQNEKLASLGQLVSGLSHEINNPIGMIKSSVETLIAEWEEESHDLKNQSLIDILNLINDSNDSGLRILTGLTNRQARKSLAELLKENSILYAEELAELFVDSGIRNLSLPILKKIESSITNQSDFNQLRKFLLMKQSSEHILYSIKRLSKITFTLKNFAGLQSNLELVDFSLKDTIHSAISLYKEYFLRDINLILNLDFEGKIRCIQGDLVQLWSQMIWNAIQAVSSKGTISIRSFKTTDAVIVEIEDSGIGIPAEHQSKIFMPFYSTKTSGDGLGLGLYLVKEIVNRHNANISFESVPGKTLFRVIFPFKS from the coding sequence ATGATTCCTTTTGAAATTGATGTTATTTTTGCCGTTACTGCATTATCGGTAGTTGTCAATTCAGTCATTTCGATCATTATTTATTTTTTATCAAAAAACTCTAAATCAGAAATCAAACTTTCGTATATATCATTATTTTTGGCCATTTTAGTCATTCGGAACTATTCCTTATTCATTTATGGGAGCACACAAAACAAACTATATTTCTTTTTTTCAGAGTCATTAACACTTCTAAGTTCCTTTCTATTAGTATTATCTATTCTTCCCATCATAACCAAAACCATTTCCAAACATTGGGTATACCTTTCTTTCATTATTACTTATATTACTTTCGTATCCCTACTCCTAGGTAATTATAGTTTTTTTTGGTTTGCAATACCATCTGCTATTTTTAATGGATCCGCACTTTTGTTATTTGGATGCATCATATTGGGTTTAGATGAATACCCAAAAAACATCCGCCTTTATTTTTTTACAGTTTGTGTTTTATTATCACTCCAAAGATTATTTTTCCCTTATCTATTTACAATCGATTGGTATAAACCTTTAGGTTATACAATTAATACCTTGTTTATGTTTTTGTTTGGTGTTGCATGTATTCTTTTTAGTTTCCAAGTGCAAACAAAAATTTTAAACTTATCGCTATTTGAATTGGAAACACTCCAAAAGGCAATCAAGGATGTGAATGTACGTTTGCTTATCATGTACAATCAACTTCCAGCAATCATCTATAATATAGAATTTTTACCTGAACCAAGAACATCTTACATCAGTTCCAAAATGGAAGAAATCACAGGTTATGGAATCAATTATTTTTACGAGAATTCAGATTTTTTTCGAGACATTGTCATCCCGGAAGACCAACACAAAATCGAAGATCTATTCTCAGGAGTTTCACCTATTGTTCTTAGGATGATCCATGCAAATGGATCCATCATATGGACAGAACACTATGTAAACATTTCAAATGATATCTTAGGAATTAAAAAACGAATCGATGTTGTTGCCCTCGATATTACCAATTCTAAAAAAACTGAATTTTCTTTATTGCAGGAAAAAAATCTTAACTCAACCGTCTTTGACAATGCAGCCAATTTAATTCTCCTAACAAATGCAGATGGTTTATTGGAGAATATCAATCCAGCAGCATTAAAAGTCCTGGAATTGGACAAAAACGATGTAATTGGAAAATACATCCAAGATATCATTCTTGCTGAAGAGGACAGGGAATACTTAAAAGAAGTATTAGCAGATATAAGCGAAATCCAAAACATTGCAGAAAGTTTAATTCTACGATACATTACGACAAACAGACAAATTCTATATTTAGAATGGCGCCTTGGAATCATACGTGATTCCAAAAATGAACCATCAAAAATTATTTGGATTGGAATTGACCAAACCTCCAAAAGGACAGCGGAACTAGAACTAAAAGAACTCAATAAATCTCTAGAGGAAAAAGTAAAAGAGAGAACGAAGGAACTACAATCCAGTAATACAGAACTCAATTCTGCATTATTTGCATTGAGAGAAGCACAAGAAAAATTAATCCAAAATGAAAAGTTGGCTTCTTTAGGACAACTTGTTTCTGGTTTATCACATGAAATCAATAATCCGATTGGAATGATCAAATCTTCAGTTGAAACGCTAATTGCAGAGTGGGAAGAAGAATCGCATGATTTAAAAAATCAATCACTCATCGACATCTTAAATTTGATAAACGATTCCAATGATTCAGGATTAAGAATCTTAACTGGACTCACAAATCGACAAGCTCGCAAATCACTAGCCGAACTATTGAAAGAGAATTCTATTTTATACGCAGAAGAACTAGCAGAATTATTTGTAGATTCAGGGATTCGGAATCTATCTCTACCGATCTTAAAAAAAATCGAATCTTCAATTACCAATCAAAGTGATTTTAATCAATTGAGAAAGTTTCTATTGATGAAACAATCATCAGAACATATCCTCTACTCTATCAAAAGATTATCAAAAATTACATTTACTTTAAAAAACTTTGCAGGGCTCCAATCCAATTTGGAGTTAGTCGATTTTTCACTAAAAGATACAATTCACTCCGCGATTTCTTTGTATAAGGAATATTTTTTACGAGATATTAACTTAATCTTAAATTTAGATTTTGAAGGCAAAATTCGGTGTATCCAAGGAGATTTAGTCCAATTATGGAGTCAGATGATATGGAATGCAATTCAAGCTGTCTCTTCCAAAGGTACTATCTCTATTAGAAGTTTTAAAACGACAGACGCAGTCATCGTAGAAATTGAAGATTCTGGGATAGGGATCCCAGCCGAACATCAATCCAAGATCTTTATGCCATTTTATTCAACAAAAACATCAGGTGATGGATTAGGACTTGGACTCTATCTGGTGAAAGAAATTGTGAACCGACACAACGCAAATATTAGTTTTGAATCAGTACCTGGAAAAACACTATTTCGAGTGATCTTTCCCTTTAAGTCGTAA